CACctaccaccgagcccaacaaggggacgatACAAGCTCTGTAAGATACCTGCACACGCCAGCTATGCACCGCCACTATAACGTAATATACCCGAGACTGGATATagtacacaaggttaacccttgccgcctagAAATTCAGAAATGATGAGGAGCAAATAGGAGACAGAAAAGATGTGaaaataagagaaagaaaaaggttgCAGAGGGGGACATGAAAAGGCGACTGCCCATTTCCTCCGAATGGGTCAGTCCGGAGGTGCCGACTACGTGCAGtggaggccaaagaggtgtgtagCCACCGCCGATAGgtcataaaggtccaaacacacTGCATTGGCTCAGCCCCCATAACCTTTTTCCTCGGACACGGCAAAGCCATGCACGGCTAGGCGCGGGAGGGTCCATGCTTGGGTATGTGGTTTCGAAATACACCCAACGTCTGCTTACGAAGAGGCCCTTGTGGGGACTGATATATTTGGACTTATATAGTTAGAAATATTTCAACAGTTATGCCGCCGACTAAATCATAGCCTAATTTACAAGGTAGGTAAGCATTATAATATGAGAAACACTTTAGGAGAAGTTACCTGGCTTTATATGAGTGCAACTTCCAACTCTGTATTGATACAGCGCCTCTAATGGGAATAATTAAATCAATAATTAAGAATGTTCACCAAAAAACCTGCAGGATGCCGCACGAAGAAACCTTTATTACAACACGTGACGCCCCAGCAGCCTTAGCTGGTCAGGCGACAATACCTATGAGAATGTCCGGGAATCTACAATTCTACACGGTGCTATTCTTTCCTTGGTGTCTTGTATTTTTGCAGAGAAGCCGTTAGTATAGCGAGAAACACtccaaagctttctttgcatgtCTTCTCAATACCGTGCGAGGAATAGCTTACGGAACGAGATTACGCTGGAGGGAATCGGGGCAGGTTAGAGTAATGGTTTGGCAAGTGTTCAAACGTATAGGTTAAAGGAAGGGCATGTTAGGAATAATATGTGACCTAGCTTCGTGCTAATTATGGGCATCAACCATTATCAATATAACCACTTGAAACGAATAACTTCGCTGAATATTGGGCTTTGATACCGCAAGGTTACACAAGTCTGTATTTTATGTCAGCACTCGGTCATTAACAAAAGGCTGATGACAATTTTTTCGCACTACTTTAGGATGAACACATCCTGACTCGAAAGGATCTTCCCATGTAAAAAAATGGGGCAGAACCTGTCGCACAATAGCTGTCAACGGTGATGCGTTAAAATAGAGTCAATATAATGACAATGCATTAGACGAAACGAATTACGTATGAGGCGTGTATTGCAGCGGGACTCCTCGTTCGCGCTTTCCTAAGAACACTCCGccccatctagcgccgccgccgtgaAGCCAGCGCATGGCCCTCTAATTGGATGGCGCGCCAGTGCGtgcaaacgctgagaaacgcgtcatccAGCAAGCGGGATCCTGTCTCGCCCTTCTTTCTAGATGTGTTGCAACCTAGGGACACTGCCTAGAAGTCCGCGCGTACCCTACGAGTCCAGAAGCGTGGCGCACCACTGtgtgaacgctgagaattgttccttcGCTTGCCGCCCATTCAGTAGTACATACTCAGTAACCCAAGCCGGCGAAAGTTTCATTGAAGAGCGTCACTTACCCAGTATATTTAtcgcgcagctcgctaaagcgttggactgaaaggcgttcattgaaacgCAGCACATACAAATTACATTTGTGGCGCAGgctgctaatgcgtcgggttgcaGTTCTTGAGGAACCCTCTTGACGTTGGTTTGATTCCGCTCAGCATTCAAAATATTTAAGGGatattttcgtcattgtagaacggaacattcccagtggcacatacccagttatccaagctggcgtcaaagacgttcactcATGAGTGGGCCACatctactggcagatacctagtAGCCGAAGTTGCCATCAGAGAGGCTCATTGGAGAGCAGCAAAgccccagtggcacatacccagtaccaAGTCGGCGTCAGTTCCTTAGAACAGCGGtccctacccagtcccgcatccaAAGCGACCCATGTCAACGTGAAAGAAGTTCGCTGGAGAGCGTCACGTGTGCACACATTGCCACAAactcagtgacctaagttggtTCGAAGGTTGACCTCGatccctgttccctcagcacagcagtccgatgcgctaCCAATTCAACCACGAACTACCCAGTGACACAGGTAGGCAGACAAACGGCTAAGTACAAACATAGATACAAACACAGCCGCTGAAAAGTTCACGAGGGTCTCCCCTTGAAGACGCTGAAAAGTGCGTGGAGTACCCAAAAAACGCTGACGCATTAAGAGGTACCGATGTGTAGTGACCACGCTTGCTCATGAACGCGCACACTCGTTTATATTGCTTCCGAGCTATCCGTATTACTTCGTACAAATCTTTGGATGACATACGTTGCAATTCCTTTAAGTTAACGAATATTCCCTTGGGAAACATGTTTGACGAGTTGAACATCGCCTTGTGAGGATGTCGGTGCACCCACATTGAAACCGGTTTTTCGTAAGGAActagaatggtggcggcaaatgctacacagcgaatcactctctgaacAATTACGGgtagtccagaaggcccgcgatgtggctgaagggctcggcctgacagtcccaacgtgggagcggcccgcgtcaacctagggttgatcttcaggacccaataaagttcttcataccataccgaTATAGGTCGGCACACTCACTAAAGAGTCGACTCACTCATATTCACTGAGGCTCAGGTGGACCCGTGAGTCTGAGTCTCAGTAAGCCCGGCTAAGTAAAATTTTGGtgagtctgagtccgagtgagACCGGCCGAGTCCGAGCGAGGTGGCTTTAAGCAAAAAACGTATACATACATTGTGAGTGAGTCTGAGCGAGTGTCCTTTATTTTGCTCACTGATGACCCGAACCATCTTTTGGTGGGTAAATATGCCCGCTCGCAGAGCAACAGTTACAAGAGTTGCAAAGCAGTGCACAATTTCATTCAACCGAAGACCAACCTTGAATACTCGTTCGGTTTCATGACTGTGATTGGTAAATCATGCGAAGGGGTGCATGTTTCGGAAGTGCTTAGCCCCAGTCATTgagtctgtgtttttttttctattctgctATCGGTTTTGCACTCAATTATTATTTTCAGGGGTATATGCCTCCTAATATTAGGTTGATTGCGTAATCCTCTCTAACGAACCTCTAGGGCATCGGTACTGGGCTTCAGTCATAGGAACATTGGTCGAAACAACTAAGAGCGTTCCAGCGAAACAAAAAGATTAACATCCTTATGGTTCCCTATTTTACCGCGCTCTAACTACCCGTCCGGATTTCCGTTTCGTTACTACAATTCAAATTCTGTAAAAAGTAATTATAACAGTTGAGTTCAAGACCTGCAAGATCCTATTTCTATTTCCAGTGCCTTTATTTCCGggtctttttattttattttcatattttgCTCTCGCAAGGCTCAAAACTtcttgcgtatttttttttatttcacttatGATATGTTGCCTGTGTGCATCCATTTGTACTTTTTCCTCTACTATACCATGCAGCAGATTCTGTACCTATCCCTGCAGTGGGTACGTGCCATTTTCTGTGGTCGTCACCATAAGGAACAGCAATGGCTGCCGGCCACTCGatgtcatacggtgcgcggcCAGAAAACCGAAGCGCGATGGATTTGGCACAACAAGACACGAGCCGCTTCCTGTCCGTCCCGCAGCTGCCCCAGCATCCGTCACCGCAAGGAACGAGAGACCCGAACCGCATCATGTCAGATCCCGTGGATAGGCGATGCACCAAGTCGCCGTGGACTGCCACCACACTACCCAATCGCACCCAGATGCCAAACCAAGTACTCCAACTTCCGGTGGCGCGAGCCTTGTCGCCGCACTTCCCTACGCCGCGTACTGGGCGCAAGAAGATGGCTCCGAAAACCATGGCACATCGCTACAAACGATCAAGATCGAGACCTTCCAGCAGATTGAAGCGCAGATCTGCGTCACCTCCGCCTAAACTACCGTCCAAGATTCGCGAAACATCCTCCGATGACAGCGTAATGACGAAATCGGCAATGCGATTGCTGCCGAAGTTGAACAAGAAACAGCCGTCGCCGGCCAGGTCACGCAAAGCCATGACGCGTAGCAAGGCAGCTCCGGCCATCGCGGTAGCTCGTAAGCCGAGGAGCGACCGTACAGCCACGTCTCGTGACTTTCGATGGGATGCCCGGCCTCCGAGCAGACATGCTGTCCTCTCCCCATCGCCTCATTATAAAACAATGCCTCAGCCTATGTGCCACTCTACAGGTAAGCGTACCTGCCCAGTGGACTCCGTTCGTACCGCGTCTGATAGCCGCCACGATGCGCTTTCGCCATTTTCGCAAGTCGCACCGGATTCCGACGTTTCGGGCCGAACTATTCCTATCGTCAACCAGATGGCACTGCCTAGCGTATCCAGCCCTGACGCAGAACCTGGCCCGCTATGCTCTAGCGACAGTGAAAAGCTGCATTTTCGCACCACAGACAGCAAACTACCACCACCGCCTCTACCGCTAGAGAGCGGCTTGCGCAACCTCAACAG
This Dermacentor albipictus isolate Rhodes 1998 colony chromosome 1, USDA_Dalb.pri_finalv2, whole genome shotgun sequence DNA region includes the following protein-coding sequences:
- the LOC139054558 gene encoding serine/arginine repetitive matrix protein 1-like; the encoded protein is MDLAQQDTSRFLSVPQLPQHPSPQGTRDPNRIMSDPVDRRCTKSPWTATTLPNRTQMPNQVLQLPVARALSPHFPTPRTGRKKMAPKTMAHRYKRSRSRPSSRLKRRSASPPPKLPSKIRETSSDDSVMTKSAMRLLPKLNKKQPSPARSRKAMTRSKAAPAIAVARKPRSDRTATSRDFRWDARPPSRHAVLSPSPHYKTMPQPMCHSTGKRTCPVDSVRTASDSRHDALSPFSQVAPDSDVSGRTIPIVNQMALPSVSSPDAEPGPLCSSDSEKLHFRTTDSKLPPPPLPLESGLRNLNSSGKPSGQAGSRPPPNVGVPAQRVPVPAGTLRNHARRPNDVGRILARRSSASSISESSDGGELSDVPASSSRATHTACATVCLATAAVLSFLACYAITAAVMAASASGDHRADPITARPEEESELGYPRDTRRYIHGPQLATQKALSSNRTLPSQHAEGSQGNSSNDGNVTDAFELTVKPNNKI